From the Pseudomonas sp. VD-NE ins genome, the window AGTAGAGCGACCGAAAATGAGCACTGCCACTTGGATCCGGCTCTTTTCGTAATTAACTTCTTCAACAACGCCATTGAAATCAGCGAATGGACCGTCATTGACTCGCACCGTCTCACCTGGCTCGAAGAGAGTCTTCGGCTTCGGCTTATCGCTACCATCAGCAACACGACGCAGAATTGCTTCCGCCTCTTTATCGGTGATTGGCGCAGGCTTATCAGCGGTACCGCCAATGAAACCCATCACCCGAGGAGTGTCCTTGACCAAGTGCCAAGTACCCTCATTCATATCCATCTGAACCAGCACATAGCCTGGAAAGAATTTGCGCTCGCTTTTGCGCTTCTGGCCATTACGCATTTCGACCACTTCTTCAGTGGGAACCAGAATCTCGCCGAAGCCATCTTCCATGCCAGCCAGCTTTACGCGCTCGACCAGCGAGCGCATCACATGCTTCTCGTAACCCGAGTAAGCATGCACAACATACCAACGCTTAGCCACGGGACACCCTTAGCCGACAATCAAGGAAACAAGCCAGCCGAGCAGGGAATCAAGACCCCACAACAGCAACGCCATTACCAGAACAACAGCCACCACAATGAGGGTGGTCTGCGTGGTTTCTTGGCGAGTTGGCCACACGACTTTACGAATCTCGGTGCGAGCTTCCTTAACCAGTACAAAGAAAGACTTGCCCTTCGCAGTCTGCAGGCCTACAAAGGCAGCTACAGCAGCAATGACAAGCAAAGCGAGTACACGGTACAGGATCGGCGAAGCAGAGTAATACTGATTGCCAACAACGCCAACAACCACCAAAGCGACAACTACAAGCCACTTGAGCAGATCGAAGCGAGAGCCTTGAGCTTCAGCTTTAGGAGTCATCTATGAAGATCCTGTGAAAAGAAAGCCAGACACACCGAGTGAATCTGGCAGGTCAGGAGGGAATCGAACCCCCAACCTACGGTTTTGGAGACCGTCGCTCTGCCAATTGAGCTACTGACCTAAAACAAAATCAGGCCGACCATTATGCCGGCCCGAAAAATACATTACAACCACTTACTCGATGATTTTAGCTACGACGCCAGCGCCGACGGTACGACCGCCTTCACGGATAGCGAAACGCAGACCGTCTTCCATCGCGATGGTTTTGATCAGGGTAACAGTCATCTGAATGTTGTCACCTGGCATTACCATTTCAACGCCTTCTGGCAGCTCGCAGTTACCAGTCACGTCAGTAGTACGGAAGTAGAACTGTGGACGGTAGCCTTTGAAGAACGGAGTGTGACGGCCGCCTTCTTCCTTGCTCAGAACGTAAACTTCTGCGGTGAACTTGGTGTGCGGCTTAACCGAACCCGGCTTAACCAGAACCTGACCACGCTCAACGTCGTCACGCTTGGTACCACGCAGCAGAACGCCGCAGTTCTCGCCAGCACGACCTTCGTCGAGCAGCTTGCGGAACATTTCAACACCGGTGCAAGTAGTAACGGTGGTATCACGCAGACCAACGATTTCCAGCGGATCCTGAACGCGAACGATACCGCGCTCGATACGACCAGTCACAACAGTACCGCGACCCGAGATCGAGAATACGTCTTCGATTGGCATCAGGAACGGCTTGTCGATCATACGAACCGGTTCTGGGATGTAGGCATCCAGAGTTTCTACCAGCTTCTTGACAGCGGTAGTGCCCATTTCGTTGTCGTCTTTGCCTTCCAGCGCCATACGAGCCGAACCGATGATGATTGGAGTGTCATCGCCCGGGAAGTCGTAGGTGGACAGCAGGTCGCGAACTTCCATCTCAACCAGTTCCAGCAGCTCAGCATCGTCTACCAGGTCAGCCTTATTCAGGAAAACCACGATGTACGGAACGCCTACCTGACGGGACAGCAGGATGTGCTCACGGGTTTGTGGCATCGGACCATCAGCGGCCGAGCAAACCAGAATAGCGCCGTCCATTTGAGCAGCACCGGTGATCATGTTCTTCACATAGTCAGCGTGACCTGGGCAGTCAACGTGAGCGTAGTGACGGATCTTCGAGTTATACTCAACGTGCGCGGTGTTGATGGTGATACCGCGAGCTTTTTCTTCTGGTGCGCTGTCGATCTTGTCGAAATCAACGATTGCGGAACCGAAAACTTCGGAGCAAACGCGAGTCAGAGCAGCAGTCAGAGTGGTTTTACCGTGGTCAACGTGACCAATGGTCCCAACGTTGACGTGGGGCAGGGAACGATCAAATTTTTCCTTAGCCATCGATATCACCCTCAACAGAAGAAATTAGACAAACAATATCAGCCATTAAAACAAAGGCAGATATTTTCATATCTGCCTTGTTATATGGAGCTCTTGAGCGGATTTGAACCGCTGACCTCACCCTTACCAAGGGTGTGCTCTACCAACTGAGCTACAAGAGCGAAACACTTGCACAACCTGCAAACTTGGAGCGGGTAGCGGGAATCGAACCCGCATCATCAGCTTGGAAGGCTGAGGTTCTACCACTAAACTATACCCGCGGAGCCTGCAGCTCACGCTTAAATCTGGTGGAGGGAGAAGGATTCGAACCTTCGAAGTCGTAGACGTCAGATTTACAGTCTGATCCCTTTGGCCGCTCGGGAACCCCTCCTAATCAGGCCGGCATTCTATACTATGCCAAACCCCTGTCAAGCATTTTCTCATTTAAAAACCTGAGGTTAGCTGCGTTGACACACTTCACTTTGATCACCTGTTCTGGTCTTCGCTGTGGAGCGGGCGCCATTCTATGCAAACTATTCAGCAGGTGCAACCCCCTCACACAGCATTATTTTATGTTTTAACTCATTGAATTCCTTGGAAAGGTTTTGCAACGGCGCATCCCCTAGCAAACGCTGGCTCTGTGGTGCGACAGACAACCAATAACCAGCCCCAGAAGCCGCTCTTGACGAAGATCGCACATCGATCCCCATTTCAGCCAAACGCTGCTGAAGCGCTGAAATCGACTCCTGCCGGGAAAACCCCCCAAGGAAGAGACACTCTTGCTGCCGCCCCCCCTGCCCCTCCCGAACATCACTCGCTGCTTCACTGAGCAAGCGGATGTCTTGCTGGGAACCTCGGTACAGACTG encodes:
- the nusG gene encoding transcription termination/antitermination protein NusG, whose amino-acid sequence is MAKRWYVVHAYSGYEKHVMRSLVERVKLAGMEDGFGEILVPTEEVVEMRNGQKRKSERKFFPGYVLVQMDMNEGTWHLVKDTPRVMGFIGGTADKPAPITDKEAEAILRRVADGSDKPKPKTLFEPGETVRVNDGPFADFNGVVEEVNYEKSRIQVAVLIFGRSTPVELEFSQVEKV
- the secE gene encoding preprotein translocase subunit SecE codes for the protein MTPKAEAQGSRFDLLKWLVVVALVVVGVVGNQYYSASPILYRVLALLVIAAVAAFVGLQTAKGKSFFVLVKEARTEIRKVVWPTRQETTQTTLIVVAVVLVMALLLWGLDSLLGWLVSLIVG
- the tuf gene encoding elongation factor Tu → MAKEKFDRSLPHVNVGTIGHVDHGKTTLTAALTRVCSEVFGSAIVDFDKIDSAPEEKARGITINTAHVEYNSKIRHYAHVDCPGHADYVKNMITGAAQMDGAILVCSAADGPMPQTREHILLSRQVGVPYIVVFLNKADLVDDAELLELVEMEVRDLLSTYDFPGDDTPIIIGSARMALEGKDDNEMGTTAVKKLVETLDAYIPEPVRMIDKPFLMPIEDVFSISGRGTVVTGRIERGIVRVQDPLEIVGLRDTTVTTCTGVEMFRKLLDEGRAGENCGVLLRGTKRDDVERGQVLVKPGSVKPHTKFTAEVYVLSKEEGGRHTPFFKGYRPQFYFRTTDVTGNCELPEGVEMVMPGDNIQMTVTLIKTIAMEDGLRFAIREGGRTVGAGVVAKIIE